The Methanofervidicoccus sp. A16 genome has a segment encoding these proteins:
- a CDS encoding radical SAM protein encodes MFYGGCNFHCVFCQNYDISQEYPKGGVRLGGKELALIQKELRVEGVKNINHVGGDPIPSTYTILESFKYLDINVPQLWNSNMYCSIETMTLLREVIDIWLPDFKYGNNRCAERLSIVENYWEVITRNIKIAYNSGDMIIRHLVLPNHIECCSKPVLRWIARNCPKALVNIMGQYRPEYLVSKYPERWPDIGRTPTFEEMEQVYRYAERLGILYGL; translated from the coding sequence ATATTCTATGGAGGATGCAACTTTCACTGTGTATTTTGTCAGAATTACGATATAAGCCAGGAGTATCCAAAAGGTGGAGTGAGATTAGGTGGAAAAGAGTTGGCACTGATACAGAAAGAGTTAAGGGTAGAGGGGGTGAAGAATATAAACCATGTGGGAGGAGATCCTATTCCAAGTACATACACGATCCTTGAGAGTTTCAAGTACTTAGATATAAATGTGCCTCAACTTTGGAACAGTAATATGTACTGTAGTATTGAAACCATGACTTTACTTAGGGAGGTAATAGATATCTGGTTACCAGATTTCAAATACGGCAACAACAGATGTGCTGAAAGGTTAAGTATAGTGGAAAACTACTGGGAGGTAATCACCCGAAATATAAAGATAGCCTATAACTCAGGAGATATGATAATTAGGCATCTTGTACTTCCAAACCATATAGAGTGTTGTTCAAAACCTGTACTTAGATGGATAGCAAGGAATTGTCCAAAGGCCTTGGTAAATATAATGGGACAGTATAGGCCCGAGTATTTAGTCTCCAAATATCCAGAGAGATGGCCTGATATAGGAAGAACTCCAACCTTTGAGGAGATGGAACAGGTATATAGATATGCCGAAAGGTTAGGGATATTGTATGGTTTGTGA
- the gmd gene encoding GDP-mannose 4,6-dehydratase — translation MKKALITGITGQDGYYLTKLLLKKGYEVHGIVRRNSQNSIGNLRYLSEEEREQITLHWGDITDNLFIDNVMKTVQPDEVYHLAAQSFVGFSFENPKFTYDVNIGGTLNMVNAVKEYSPSSRFYFAATSELYGKVQEVPQRETTPFYPRSPYGVSKLAGFWTVKNYRESYDLFMSNGILFNHESPMRGPEFVTRKITLAVARIYYNLQDCLELGNLNAKRDWGFAGDYVYGMWKMLQHSKPDDFVLATNETHTVREFAEEAFKVVGIDIEWEGEGVNEIGRDANSGKILVKVNPKYFRPCEVDLLIGDYSKAKRELGWEPKTKFKDLVKMMVEADLERVANGLKG, via the coding sequence ATGAAAAAAGCATTAATAACTGGAATAACTGGACAGGATGGTTACTATTTAACAAAACTACTTTTGAAGAAAGGATACGAAGTTCATGGTATTGTAAGAAGAAACAGTCAGAATTCCATAGGTAATTTAAGATATCTATCTGAGGAGGAGAGGGAGCAGATAACTCTCCATTGGGGAGATATTACAGATAACCTATTTATAGACAATGTCATGAAAACAGTGCAACCTGATGAGGTTTACCATCTAGCTGCACAGAGTTTTGTTGGATTTTCCTTTGAGAATCCTAAGTTTACATATGATGTTAACATAGGGGGAACTTTGAACATGGTAAATGCTGTAAAGGAGTACTCACCATCTTCAAGATTTTACTTTGCTGCTACCTCTGAACTCTACGGGAAGGTTCAAGAGGTTCCTCAGAGGGAAACTACTCCCTTTTATCCAAGGAGTCCATACGGTGTCTCCAAGTTGGCAGGGTTTTGGACAGTGAAAAACTACAGGGAGAGTTACGATCTATTTATGAGTAACGGGATACTCTTTAATCATGAGTCTCCTATGAGAGGTCCTGAATTTGTGACTAGGAAGATAACCCTTGCAGTTGCAAGGATATACTACAATTTACAGGATTGTTTAGAACTGGGGAATTTGAATGCTAAAAGGGACTGGGGATTTGCAGGAGATTACGTCTACGGTATGTGGAAGATGTTGCAACACAGTAAACCAGACGACTTCGTTCTTGCAACAAATGAAACTCACACTGTTAGGGAATTTGCGGAAGAGGCTTTTAAAGTAGTTGGAATAGATATTGAATGGGAAGGAGAAGGGGTAAATGAAATAGGTAGAGATGCCAACAGTGGTAAGATATTGGTAAAGGTGAATCCCAAGTACTTTAGGCCTTGTGAAGTAGATCTACTTATAGGAGATTACTCAAAGGCTAAAAGGGAATTAGGTTGGGAACCGAAAACTAAATTTAAAGATTTAGTTAAAATGATGGTTGAGGCAGATCTGGAGAGGGTGGCTAATGGATTAAAAGGGTGA
- a CDS encoding glycosyltransferase family 2 protein — MSKRILALIPAYNEEGSIKIVIKNIRNIVDGILVVDDGSSDNTAKYARECGVEVIRFHKNRGKGAAIREGYKYFLSSNYDVCIIYDADGQYRKEDILPVCKPIIEDEADIVVGSRFLGKYKEGANINYRIRILCNHMSTFVTRIMSGLPTTDAQSGLVAINRYAAEVLDLEADRWGIHQEIIIRAGKKGLRYKEVPIVFEKRLHGVSRLKVLKYPFVAFPVMLKAWLRK; from the coding sequence ATATCTAAGAGAATCCTGGCACTGATCCCGGCATACAACGAGGAGGGATCTATCAAAATTGTAATAAAAAATATTAGGAATATTGTCGATGGTATATTGGTTGTAGATGATGGAAGTAGTGATAACACTGCCAAGTATGCCAGGGAATGTGGGGTCGAAGTAATAAGATTCCATAAAAATAGAGGTAAAGGTGCCGCTATACGGGAGGGGTATAAATACTTTTTATCTTCTAATTATGATGTGTGTATTATATACGATGCAGATGGACAGTATAGAAAGGAAGATATACTACCTGTTTGCAAACCTATTATAGAGGATGAGGCCGATATTGTAGTAGGATCGAGGTTTCTTGGGAAGTATAAAGAGGGTGCCAATATAAACTACAGGATAAGGATACTCTGTAATCACATGTCTACCTTCGTTACTAGGATCATGTCAGGACTTCCAACTACAGATGCCCAGAGTGGATTAGTTGCCATTAACAGGTACGCTGCAGAGGTATTGGATCTGGAAGCCGATAGGTGGGGCATTCACCAGGAGATTATTATAAGGGCTGGAAAGAAGGGATTGAGGTATAAGGAGGTGCCTATAGTTTTTGAGAAGAGATTACATGGAGTGTCTCGATTGAAGGTATTGAAGTATCCTTTTGTGGCATTCCCTGTGATGTTGAAGGCGTGGCTTAGGAAGTGA
- a CDS encoding glycosyltransferase family 4 protein encodes MKILYICGREPSYVRNSVILKGLKLQKDVELLEYTSNAENYFKRYISVFKKYLLRYSSDCDIVYVGFLGQPIVPIVKILSKKPIIFDALISVYDTLCYDRKIFRSNSIMGKLLYHLDKASCDLADIVLLDTNTHITYFVDTFKLDKNKFKRIFIGADDNIFYPRDINKDNDKFKVFYYGTYLPLHGIEYIVKSAKILENYEDIIFKIVGKGFVYKKIINLVKKLNIKNIEFVEWVPYEELPLEIAQADICLGGHFSDIDKGKRVIAGKTFQFLAMKKPVIVGNNPANRELLTDRKSALFVEHANPEDLAEKILELKENEKLREKIAEGGYKVFKERCTPKVIGKELLNIMKKVI; translated from the coding sequence ATGAAGATACTATATATATGTGGGAGGGAACCTTCTTACGTAAGGAACTCGGTAATACTGAAAGGTTTAAAACTTCAGAAAGATGTGGAGTTATTGGAATATACGAGCAATGCTGAGAACTATTTCAAAAGATATATATCAGTATTTAAAAAGTATTTATTAAGATATAGTAGTGATTGTGACATCGTATATGTTGGATTTCTCGGACAACCTATTGTTCCTATAGTGAAGATCTTGTCTAAAAAACCTATAATTTTTGATGCACTTATTTCAGTATATGATACGTTGTGTTACGATAGGAAAATATTTAGGTCGAATTCCATTATGGGAAAGTTATTGTATCATTTAGATAAAGCTTCATGTGATTTAGCAGATATTGTCTTGTTGGATACGAATACCCATATAACTTATTTTGTAGATACTTTTAAACTAGATAAAAATAAGTTTAAAAGGATATTTATTGGCGCTGATGACAATATATTTTATCCACGAGATATTAATAAGGATAATGATAAATTTAAAGTTTTTTATTATGGAACATATTTACCTCTACACGGTATAGAATATATTGTGAAATCAGCGAAAATTTTAGAGAACTATGAAGATATTATATTTAAAATAGTAGGAAAAGGTTTTGTATATAAAAAAATTATTAACTTAGTTAAAAAATTAAATATTAAGAATATAGAATTTGTAGAGTGGGTACCTTATGAGGAATTACCTTTAGAAATTGCTCAGGCAGATATTTGCTTAGGTGGACACTTTTCAGACATTGACAAAGGGAAAAGAGTAATAGCAGGAAAAACTTTCCAATTCTTAGCAATGAAAAAACCTGTTATCGTTGGAAACAATCCAGCAAATAGGGAATTACTCACAGATAGAAAAAGTGCCCTATTTGTTGAACATGCCAATCCAGAAGACTTGGCAGAGAAGATCTTAGAGTTAAAAGAAAATGAGAAATTAAGGGAAAAAATCGCTGAAGGAGGATATAAAGTATTTAAAGAAAGATGCACCCCAAAGGTTATTGGAAAAGAACTTTTAAATATAATGAAAAAGGTTATTTAA
- a CDS encoding glycosyltransferase family 1 protein, with product MKVGIISDRLNRTLAGVGRYIYNLIRELSKISKDDLFLINYIENNTFNLNKIIINNPFNFLPKKYAYYSWHIYLNYYLKSKKLDLDIIHSPENITLFIKLRENQKKVITVHDIMPYIFNQYHHLLLRCSYKFFLLKTLRTADKIISVSYNTKKDIIKYFKIPEDKIKVIYHGIDRNYKPLPEEEIESIKKKYNINYPFILYTGGLAPNKNVERLIYAFYKLKKKLPEYKLIITGIKRYKYKSIFETIDKLNLQKDIIFTGYVPEEDLPALYNAADLFVYPSIYEGFGLPPLEAMACGTPVITSNTSSLPEVVGDAGIMVDPYDVDGLSKAMYEVLTNDGLREELRKKGLERAKLFSWKECAEEHLKVYEEVYNMK from the coding sequence ATGAAAGTAGGAATTATATCTGATAGGTTAAATAGAACATTGGCCGGAGTAGGGAGATATATCTATAATTTAATCAGGGAGTTATCTAAAATCTCTAAAGATGATTTATTTTTAATTAATTATATTGAAAACAATACTTTTAATCTAAATAAAATAATTATAAATAATCCTTTTAATTTTTTACCAAAAAAGTATGCTTATTACTCTTGGCATATTTATTTAAACTATTATTTAAAAAGTAAAAAGTTAGATTTAGATATTATACACAGTCCTGAAAATATAACTTTATTTATTAAGTTAAGAGAAAATCAAAAGAAAGTTATTACAGTTCATGATATTATGCCTTATATTTTTAATCAATATCACCACCTTTTACTTCGCTGTTCCTACAAATTTTTTCTACTAAAAACCCTTAGAACAGCAGATAAAATAATATCAGTGTCATACAATACAAAGAAAGATATTATAAAATACTTTAAAATACCTGAGGATAAAATAAAAGTTATTTACCATGGAATTGACAGAAACTACAAACCTCTCCCTGAAGAGGAGATAGAAAGTATAAAAAAGAAATACAATATAAACTATCCCTTTATTCTATACACTGGTGGTTTAGCACCAAACAAAAATGTCGAAAGATTGATTTATGCCTTTTATAAATTAAAGAAAAAATTACCTGAATATAAATTAATAATTACCGGTATAAAAAGATATAAATACAAATCAATATTTGAAACCATAGACAAATTAAACCTCCAGAAAGATATTATATTCACAGGATACGTTCCAGAGGAGGACCTCCCCGCCCTATACAACGCTGCAGATCTCTTCGTTTATCCCTCTATATATGAAGGCTTCGGACTTCCACCCTTAGAGGCTATGGCCTGTGGAACACCTGTGATAACATCTAATACTTCATCTCTACCAGAGGTAGTAGGAGATGCTGGGATAATGGTTGATCCCTACGATGTTGATGGGTTGAGTAAAGCGATGTATGAGGTTTTAACTAACGATGGGTTAAGGGAAGAACTGAGAAAGAAGGGTTTAGAGAGGGCTAAGTTATTCAGTTGGAAGGAGTGTGCTGAAGAACATTTAAAGGTTTATGAAGAAGTTTATAATATGAAGTGA
- a CDS encoding glycosyltransferase family 1 protein has protein sequence MKIGIISEPLNQSLTGVGNYTYNLIKELIKINSIKETTIYLINYNKIKIFNNLDNVIINNPFKNYPVKTYSWYIYLFMKFKVLPSSELSSLEIIHNPSQAPTYFKIKQQYVYTIHDLTPILFPNEHKNGKYLIYKLLLPKTLRTADKIIADSYNTKKDIIKYFKIPEDKIKVIHLGVDEKYKPLSEEEINSIKKKYSINYPFILYVGTLEPRKNIPTLIKAYYKLKKQGLPHKLVITGKKGWKYKSIFETIDKLNLQKDIIFTGYVPEEDLPALYNAADLFVYPSIYEGFGLPPLEAMACGTPVITSNTSSLPEVVGDAGIMVDPYDVDGLSKAMYEVLTNDGLREELRKKGLERAKLFSWKECAEEHLKVYEEVYNMR, from the coding sequence GTGAAAATTGGGATAATATCAGAACCATTAAATCAATCTTTAACAGGAGTAGGAAATTATACTTATAATTTAATTAAAGAATTAATAAAAATAAACTCTATCAAAGAAACTACCATTTATTTAATTAATTATAATAAAATAAAAATATTTAATAACTTAGATAATGTTATAATTAATAATCCATTTAAAAATTATCCTGTTAAAACTTATAGTTGGTATATTTATTTATTTATGAAATTTAAAGTACTTCCTTCTTCAGAACTGTCTTCTTTAGAGATTATACATAATCCTAGCCAGGCGCCAACCTATTTTAAAATTAAACAACAATATGTATATACTATCCATGATTTAACACCTATACTATTCCCTAATGAACATAAAAATGGAAAATATTTAATTTACAAACTCCTCCTACCAAAAACCCTCAGAACAGCAGATAAAATAATAGCAGACTCATATAATACAAAAAAGGATATTATAAAATATTTTAAAATACCTGAAGATAAAATAAAAGTTATACACCTTGGAGTTGATGAAAAATATAAACCCCTATCTGAGGAGGAGATTAACAGTATAAAAAAGAAATACAGTATAAACTATCCTTTTATTCTATACGTTGGGACATTGGAACCGAGAAAAAACATTCCCACCCTCATTAAAGCATACTACAAACTTAAAAAACAGGGATTGCCACATAAGCTAGTTATTACCGGTAAAAAAGGATGGAAATATAAATCAATATTTGAAACCATAGACAAATTAAACCTCCAGAAAGATATTATATTCACAGGATACGTTCCAGAGGAGGACCTCCCCGCCCTATACAACGCTGCAGATCTCTTCGTTTATCCCTCTATATATGAAGGCTTCGGACTTCCACCCTTAGAGGCTATGGCCTGTGGAACACCTGTGATAACATCTAATACTTCATCTCTACCAGAGGTAGTAGGAGATGCTGGGATAATGGTTGATCCCTACGATGTTGATGGGTTGAGTAAAGCGATGTATGAGGTTTTAACTAACGATGGGTTAAGGGAAGAACTGAGAAAGAAGGGTTTAGAGAGGGCTAAGTTATTCAGTTGGAAGGAGTGTGCTGAAGAACATTTAAAGGTTTATGAAGAAGTTTATAATATGAGATAA
- a CDS encoding glycosyltransferase family 1 protein, with protein MNEIFGKYRVYYETATRLTNYIDFNEISYFLPKYKIPCKTIICNLIFYPKIVKNSLRKDTDLVHVWSQEEAFIINKFKFNTKTIVTCLDIIPILYKKNNGLIYASFIKYSLKGMKKSDRIITISKHVKNDLVRHFSISEEKINVIYLGVNEHYKPIPENEIEKIKYKYNLKFPFILYVGSEQPRKNFPTLIKAFYKLKTKYGFNNIKLVKAGNPQISKYKRKHIMKLIDKLNLQKDIIFTGYVPEEDLPALYNAADLFVYPSIYEGFGLPPLEAMACGTPVITSNTSSLPEVVGDAGIMVDPYDVDGLSKAMYEVLTNDGLREELRKKGLERAKLFSWKECAEEHLKVYEEVYNMK; from the coding sequence ATGAATGAAATTTTTGGGAAATATAGAGTATATTATGAAACTGCAACGAGACTGACTAACTATATTGATTTTAATGAGATATCATACTTTTTACCGAAATATAAGATTCCATGTAAAACTATTATTTGTAATTTAATATTTTATCCAAAAATAGTTAAAAATTCTCTCAGGAAAGATACAGATTTAGTTCATGTGTGGTCTCAGGAAGAGGCATTTATTATTAACAAATTTAAATTTAATACAAAAACAATAGTAACGTGTCTAGATATAATCCCGATATTATACAAAAAAAATAATGGTCTAATATACGCTTCTTTTATAAAATACTCCCTAAAAGGTATGAAAAAAAGTGACAGAATTATAACAATATCAAAACATGTTAAAAATGATCTTGTTAGACATTTTAGTATTTCAGAAGAGAAGATTAATGTGATTTATTTGGGTGTTAACGAGCACTATAAACCAATTCCTGAGAATGAAATTGAGAAAATTAAATATAAATATAATTTAAAATTCCCTTTTATTTTATATGTCGGTTCAGAGCAGCCTAGAAAGAACTTTCCAACACTTATTAAGGCATTTTATAAGCTAAAAACTAAATACGGTTTTAATAATATCAAATTGGTGAAAGCTGGAAATCCTCAAATAAGTAAATACAAACGAAAACACATTATGAAATTAATAGACAAATTAAACCTCCAGAAAGATATTATATTCACAGGATACGTTCCAGAGGAGGACCTCCCCGCCCTATACAACGCTGCAGATCTCTTCGTTTATCCCTCTATATATGAAGGCTTCGGACTTCCACCCTTAGAGGCTATGGCCTGTGGAACACCTGTGATAACATCTAATACTTCATCTCTACCAGAGGTAGTAGGAGATGCTGGGATAATGGTTGATCCCTACGATGTTGATGGGTTGAGTAAAGCGATGTATGAGGTTTTAACTAACGATGGGTTAAGGGAAGAACTGAGAAAGAAGGGTTTAGAGAGGGCTAAGTTATTCAGTTGGAAGGAGTGTGCTGAAGAACATTTAAAGGTTTATGAAGAAGTTTATAATATGAAGTGA
- a CDS encoding bifunctional 2-polyprenyl-6-hydroxyphenol methylase/3-demethylubiquinol 3-O-methyltransferase UbiG, with the protein MKIEKLKNCIVCNSNKIINIEEESNLCMCKNCGHFFINPRPTMEEIANYYSRIDKYDTWIVNESAREVLWIRRLKLLKKIKQHGRLLDVGTGIGQFLYLCRHDFEVYGTEISKSAIRIAKERYNLDILYGELENIDFKNLKFDIITLFHVLEHVPDPVSTMLSVKKLLSEDGIVVIAIPNEIEGIRWRIGRFIKSLVFNKKFSRYGIPKITLDDTQGEVHLSYFTRKSIKYLLERTGFEIIEDTLDPYYVVNGRIKFILHTLYYYICLIIKNLLNVNVYDTMWIVAKVKK; encoded by the coding sequence ATGAAAATTGAGAAATTAAAAAATTGTATAGTTTGTAATTCTAATAAAATAATAAATATTGAGGAAGAATCTAATTTATGTATGTGTAAAAATTGTGGACACTTCTTTATAAATCCTAGACCTACAATGGAGGAAATAGCTAATTATTATTCAAGAATAGATAAATACGATACATGGATTGTTAATGAAAGCGCAAGAGAAGTACTATGGATTAGAAGACTAAAATTACTAAAGAAGATAAAACAGCATGGAAGATTACTAGATGTAGGCACTGGAATAGGACAATTTCTATATCTCTGCAGGCATGATTTTGAAGTATACGGGACGGAAATATCAAAATCTGCAATAAGAATTGCCAAGGAGAGGTATAACTTAGATATATTATACGGTGAACTGGAAAATATTGATTTTAAGAATTTAAAGTTTGATATAATAACACTGTTTCATGTATTGGAGCATGTACCAGATCCAGTATCTACCATGCTTTCTGTTAAAAAATTATTATCAGAGGATGGTATTGTAGTTATTGCCATACCTAATGAAATAGAAGGTATAAGATGGAGAATAGGAAGATTTATTAAATCGTTAGTATTTAATAAAAAATTTAGTCGATATGGGATACCAAAAATAACACTAGATGATACTCAAGGCGAGGTTCATCTATCTTATTTCACAAGAAAATCTATAAAATATTTGTTGGAAAGGACTGGATTTGAAATTATTGAAGATACCCTAGATCCATATTATGTTGTAAATGGAAGAATCAAATTTATTTTACATACTTTATATTATTATATTTGTCTGATTATTAAAAATCTACTAAATGTTAATGTATATGATACTATGTGGATTGTAGCAAAAGTTAAAAAATAA
- a CDS encoding DUF2206 domain-containing protein, with amino-acid sequence MYIKNPFRLNDWDIKSFLTVVLSILLVYLGVVVLDKLDIQIPLLRQIFGFIYLTFIPGYLLLRILRIHDLSSGESFLYAIGLSLFLDMFVGFLMNMFYPLLGITDKPIAEIPIILTMTLVVGILSIVAYIRDKDYENPGYILVEDIINPQVLFLSLIPFIAIFGTYLVNYYNNNILLILMIVLIALISLIIGFTNWIDEKYYPYAIWVMAISLILHRQLISETIIINDCVGEFYLAKNIISLGYWPWYECTKVVPGTYNSVLSVTILPTIFYYILNTSLNWIYKLILPSFCSLLPISIYVFTKNITNNRKLSFLSAFLFISTAGYLIKITVITKQLLAQLYVLLIIIAFLNSKIKLNIKKLVLSIFGFSLVVSHYATTYIIIASTIFTLIFLKIWRWIFSFKNNKMEKVLITFLEILIILTVGWYIYISQSISFKSFLDFVQSIWAYEIFDTYDSRVLYTVTVKLSSGITDHIIKLLYVVLSFFIFIGYIDKLYINIVKKKTIKEKHIFLLGFSGFWLLLLISAVVLPSITSSFDPIRLYQTSLLVLCIFSIVGIKKIVNILYIILKKLKNIKIHNIDYIKISSIFFILLLIFPGTFLVNELINDNPRSISLSKEKILNNSLIKPKIGYFQKVIPIENIVSGKWIGKYGDYKDVYRFDLVQGYPSLLLYGDVKGNVYTIAKGRILDNGNVSIHYDLPKNNSVFIHLTYQNLVYSLYWTWYNPLQVSLLYNYSDIKPIIINALKVYDNGKSQVYLYHSNKQN; translated from the coding sequence ATGTATATTAAAAATCCCTTTAGATTAAATGACTGGGATATTAAAAGTTTCCTAACAGTTGTACTTAGTATCCTTTTAGTATATCTTGGAGTTGTCGTATTGGATAAATTAGATATCCAAATACCGTTGTTAAGGCAGATATTCGGATTCATTTATTTAACATTTATTCCAGGATATTTACTTCTTAGAATACTTAGAATACATGATCTAAGCTCTGGAGAAAGTTTTCTATATGCAATAGGATTAAGTTTATTTTTAGATATGTTTGTTGGGTTTTTAATGAATATGTTCTATCCTCTTTTAGGAATAACAGATAAACCAATAGCAGAAATTCCTATAATTTTAACTATGACCCTAGTTGTAGGGATCTTATCTATTGTTGCATATATAAGAGATAAAGACTATGAAAACCCAGGTTATATTCTAGTTGAAGATATAATAAACCCACAGGTGTTATTTTTAAGTTTAATTCCCTTTATAGCTATATTTGGGACGTACTTAGTTAATTATTACAATAACAATATTTTATTAATATTAATGATTGTACTTATTGCTTTAATTAGTTTAATTATTGGATTTACAAATTGGATCGATGAAAAATATTACCCTTATGCTATCTGGGTTATGGCTATTAGCTTAATATTACATCGACAGTTAATTAGTGAAACTATTATAATAAATGACTGTGTAGGGGAATTCTATTTAGCAAAAAATATAATATCTCTGGGATACTGGCCATGGTATGAGTGTACTAAGGTTGTGCCCGGCACTTATAATTCAGTTCTAAGCGTAACTATATTACCAACTATATTTTATTACATTTTAAATACTTCTTTAAATTGGATATACAAGTTAATTTTACCATCATTTTGCTCGTTACTTCCAATATCCATATATGTATTTACTAAAAACATAACAAATAACAGAAAACTTTCGTTTTTGTCTGCATTTTTATTTATATCAACAGCTGGGTATCTAATAAAAATAACGGTTATTACGAAACAGTTACTTGCTCAGTTGTATGTTTTATTAATAATAATAGCTTTTTTAAACTCTAAAATTAAATTAAATATTAAAAAATTGGTATTATCTATATTCGGGTTCTCACTGGTTGTATCACATTATGCAACCACATATATAATTATAGCATCAACGATATTTACCCTAATATTTTTAAAAATCTGGAGATGGATTTTTTCATTTAAAAACAATAAAATGGAAAAGGTGTTAATAACATTTTTAGAAATTCTTATTATTCTTACAGTAGGATGGTATATATATATTTCACAATCGATATCGTTTAAGAGTTTTTTAGATTTCGTTCAATCCATCTGGGCTTATGAGATATTCGATACATATGATTCTAGAGTACTCTATACCGTGACTGTAAAACTGTCCTCAGGTATCACTGATCATATAATTAAACTTCTCTATGTGGTTTTATCTTTCTTTATTTTTATAGGATATATTGATAAACTATATATCAATATAGTAAAGAAAAAGACAATAAAAGAAAAACACATATTTTTACTTGGATTTAGTGGTTTTTGGCTGCTTTTACTTATATCAGCTGTAGTATTACCGTCAATCACTTCATCCTTTGATCCCATAAGATTGTACCAAACTTCGTTACTTGTATTATGTATTTTTTCAATAGTAGGTATTAAAAAAATCGTAAATATATTATATATTATATTAAAAAAATTAAAAAATATTAAAATACATAATATAGATTATATAAAAATATCATCTATATTTTTTATACTTTTACTGATTTTTCCTGGAACTTTCTTAGTAAATGAATTAATAAATGATAATCCAAGATCTATTTCATTAAGTAAAGAAAAAATTTTAAACAATAGCCTAATAAAACCAAAAATAGGTTATTTTCAAAAAGTTATACCAATTGAAAATATAGTATCTGGAAAGTGGATAGGGAAGTATGGGGATTATAAGGATGTGTATAGATTTGATTTAGTACAGGGTTATCCCTCTTTGTTGCTATATGGAGACGTAAAAGGCAATGTTTATACTATAGCAAAAGGAAGAATATTAGATAATGGAAATGTAAGTATACACTATGATTTACCTAAAAATAATAGTGTATTTATTCATTTAACATATCAAAATCTTGTGTATAGTTTGTATTGGACTTGGTATAATCCTCTCCAAGTCAGTCTTTTATATAACTATAGCGATATAAAACCTATTATTATTAATGCATTGAAAGTTTATGATAATGGAAAAAGTCAAGTATATTTATACCATAGTAATAAACAAAATTAA